One genomic region from Coregonus clupeaformis isolate EN_2021a unplaced genomic scaffold, ASM2061545v1 scaf0912, whole genome shotgun sequence encodes:
- the LOC121546197 gene encoding DENN domain-containing protein 11, producing MVEKSDRAPLLDWEEVPPAEKPVPTAEQEKDVKGPSPANSRALGCTAPGIGWSTSPGGPGSLTAAVSSTDTSLSSRSTVPTPAEWDAQCPDKDDHTPASGQGEVPHDIMVKWEEKDQIVAVFVVTFDTRSGNMLEWCLPGDMNLEGVEFKAMASGSHRVSSDFIYFRKGKYFGLACFANMVVESVVERGARMKSVGILSTSYTLLYRYMSFLEHQVRLQLKTPGQYSPLEAFFEDKRSVLPPDGENVVTACPGSAWEAALTHCMHPEMKITHPAGCMSQFIQFFGEQIMVLWKLALLRRRILIFSPPPVGVVCYRVYCCCCLANVSIPGVGVAVPEFRPFFYVNVADIDTLDTELSYVACTTEKIFEEKRDLYDVYVDNQNVRTTRESLKPLLRLSAADREKYRKLTEQRQMLLYSQEENGDCVSSEEDHFILFFLEQNNRIFQTLSEVAGSPEPILTQESVRAMGLDPHGDRLFLLHLLETYGYDSLLITDQPCCS from the exons ATGGTGGAGAAGTCCGACCGGGCACCGCTGCTGGACTGGGAGGAGGTTCCTCCGGCGGAGAAGCCTGTTCCCACCGCAGAACAGGAGAAGGACGTCAAGGGGCCGAGCCCCGCCAACAGTCGGGCGTTGGGATGCACTGCGCCGGGGATAGGGTGGAGCACCAGTCCAGGGGGTCCTGGGTCTTTAACAGCAGCAGTCTCTAGCACAGACACATCCCTTTCATCCAGGAGCACGGTCCCCACCCCTGCGGAATGGGATGCTCAGTGTCCCGACAAGGATGACCATACCCCGGCCTCAGGACAAGGAGAGGTGCCGCACGATATCATGGTGAAATGGGAGGAAAAGGATCAGATCGTGGCCGTGTTTGTGGTGACATTTGATACAAGATCAG GTAACATGTTAGAGTGGTGTCTGCCAGGGGACATGAACCTGGAGGGAGTAGAGTTCAAGGCTATGGCCAGCGGCTCCCATAGAGTCTCCAGCGACTTCAT ATACTTCCGTAAGGGCAAGTACTTTGGCCTGGCGTGCTTTGCCAACATGGTGGTGGAGAGTGTGGTGGAGAGGGGTGCAAGAATGAAGTCTGTCGGTATCCTGTCAACCTCTTACACCCTGCTGTACCGATACATGAGCTTCCTGGAACACCAAGTCAG GCTCCAGTTGAAAACTCCTGGCCAGTACTCTCCTCTGGAGGCGTTCTTTGAGGATAAGCGATCAGTGCTGCCCCCCGATGGGGAGAATGTTGTTACTGCATGTCCTGGCAGTGCCTGGGAAGCAGCACTCACCCACTGTATGCACCCTGAGATGAAG atCACCCACCCAGCTGGCTGCATGTCTCAGTTCATCCAGTTCTTTGGGGAGCAGATTATGGTCCTGTGGAAGTTAGCTCTGCTGAGGAGACGCATCCTCATCTTCTCTCCTCCACCTGTAGGGGTGGTCTGTTATAGAG TGTACTGCTGCTGTTGCCTGGCCAACGTGTCCATCCCGGGGGTGGGCGTGGCCGTGCCAGAGTTCCGCCCCTTCTTCTATGTCAACGTGGCAGACATCGATACCCTGGATACGGAACTGTCCTACGTAGCAT GCACCACAGAGAAGATCTTTGAGGAGAAGCGGGACCTGTATGACGTCTATGTGGATAACCAGAATGTGAGGACGACCAGAGAGAGTCTGAAGCCTTTACTACGGCTCAGCgctgcagacagagagaagtACCGCAAACTCACTGAACAGAG GCAGATGCTGTTATATTCTCAGGAGGAGAATGGAGACTGTGTGTCCAGTGAAGAGGACCACTTCATTCT GTTTTTCCTGGAGCAGAACAACCGTATCTTCCAGACGCTGAGTGAGGTTGCAGGGAGCCCTGAGCCCATCCTAACCCAGGAGAGTGTGAGGGCCATGGGGCTGGACCCTCACGGAGACAGGCTCTTCCTGCTCCACCTGCTGGAGACATATGGTTATGACAGCCTCCTTATCACTGATCAACCTTGCTGCAGCTGA